In Nicotiana tabacum cultivar K326 chromosome 21, ASM71507v2, whole genome shotgun sequence, one DNA window encodes the following:
- the LOC142175380 gene encoding uncharacterized protein LOC142175380 — MVRHLPRTGSDHRPLLISCYNTIQNRIKYFRFLDFCAEQPSFMQLVEEVWKTRINGNSMWRLQQKLKLLSKRLSQWSKEDIGNIYDQVHVWEVKVHDLEEMELVNNTDTSRAELNKGQAEYIKWMSMQDAILRQKSRIKWFDEGDSNTNYFHSIIRDRRRRLQLHRIKDHINRWVEGGDNISKAAIHHFQKLFNIKHQFNDYDILNFIPICITTDDNAHLTAIPDIEEIKEAIFPMSSSSVAGPDGYNGTFFQKFWEIIKEDINEFIQDCFNGKRMTKFFSHTCLALIPKVDSPTNFSKLRPISLSNFTSNIISKILAKRLNPMLGKIISENQSGFFKRRMITENILLAQEIAQNINKNNREGNMIIKLDMAKAYDRMSWNFFMSVVRNFGFSEEWIALIWGLVDEVWYSIIINGTRKGFFTSSQGLKQSDPLSPSPFIIGADVLTRSLNSLTAQANFTPFTMDHRGPIINHLAYADNIVIFSG, encoded by the coding sequence ATGGTTAGACACCTACCAAGAACAGGTTCTGACCACAGGCCTCTTCTTATTAGTTGTTATAACACCATCCAGAATAGGATTAAGTATTTCAGGTTCTTGGATTTCTGTGCAGAGCAACCTTCTTTTATGCAACTAGTTGAGGAAGTGTGGAAGACTCGAATAAATGGAAACTCTATGTGGAGACTACAACAAAAGTTGAAACTTCTTAGTAAAAGACTCTCTCAATGGTCTAAAGAGGATATAGGTAACATTTACGATCAAGTCCATGTATGGGAGGTAAAAGTACACGATCTAGAGGAAATGGAGTTGGTTAACAACACTGACACATCTAGAGCTGAACTAAACAAGGGTCAGGCTGAGTATATCAAATGGATGAGTATGCAAGATGCTATCTTGCGACAGAAGTCTAGAATAAAATGGTTTGATGAAGGAGACTCCAATACCAACTATTTCCATAGTATCATCAGAGACAGGAGAAGGAGGCTTCAACTACATAGAATTAAAGATCACATAAATAGATGGGTTGAAGGGGGTGACAACATATCCAAAGCAGCGATTCATCATTTCCAGAAGTTGTTTAACATTAAGCATCAATTTAATGACTATGACATCCTCAATTTTATTCCCATATGCATCACTACTGATGACAATGCTCACCTCACTGCCATTCCGGACATAGAGGAAATTAAAGAAGCTATTTTCCCCATGAGTTCTTCTAGTGTTGCAGGACCAGATGGTTACAATGGcactttctttcaaaaattttgggAGATTATCAAGGAAGATATTAATGAATTCATCCAGGATTGTTTTAATGGGAAAAGAATGACTAAATTTTTTTCTCACACATGTCTGGCCCTTATTCCTAAAGTGGATTCCCCAACTAACTTCTCTAAGCTTAGACCTATTAGCCTGAGCAACTTTACTAGCAATATCATATCAAAGATTCTCGCGAAAAGGCTTAATCCTATGCTTGGAAAAATCATCTCAGAAAATCAAAGTGGATTTTTCAAAAGAAGGATGATTACTGAAAACATCCTGCTCGCACAAGAAATTGCCCAGAATATTAACAAAAATAACAGAGAAGGAAATATGATCATCAAGCTAGACATGGCTAAAGCCTATGACAGAATGTCATGGAATTTTTTTATGTCTGTTGTGAGGAACTTTGGTTTTTCAGAAGAATGGATTGCTCTTATTTGGGGTCTGGTGGATGAGGTTTGGTACTCAATCATTATTAACGGCACCAGAAAGGGTTTCTTCACCTCATCACAAGGTCTTAAGCAAAGTGATCCTTTATCGCCATCTCCTTTCATCATCGGAGCTGATGTGCTAACAAGATCCTTGAATAGTCTTACTGCTCAGGCAAACTTCACTCCTTTTACCATGGATCACAGAGGTCCTATCATTAATCACCTCGCTTATGCTGACAATATAGTTATCTTCTCTGGATGA